A stretch of Leisingera sp. S132 DNA encodes these proteins:
- the flgC gene encoding flagellar basal body rod protein FlgC codes for MSEFSRALSVTASGLKAQASRLRHVSENISNADTPGYRRKTVPFEAVRELQTDVEHVRTGRVTLDRRDLEEVYDPSHPLADESGHYKSSNVDLMIEIADAREAQRSYEANLKMFEQTRSMSASLMDLLRR; via the coding sequence ATGAGTGAATTTTCCAGAGCCCTCTCCGTCACCGCCAGCGGCCTCAAGGCCCAAGCCTCGCGGCTTCGGCATGTATCAGAAAACATCTCCAACGCAGACACTCCTGGTTACCGCCGCAAAACCGTGCCGTTTGAAGCTGTTCGCGAGCTTCAGACCGATGTGGAGCACGTTCGCACAGGCCGGGTAACCCTGGACCGGCGCGACCTGGAAGAGGTGTATGATCCCTCGCATCCGCTGGCAGACGAAAGCGGGCATTACAAAAGCTCGAACGTCGATCTGATGATCGAGATCGCCGATGCCCGGGAAGCCCAGCGCAGCTACGAGGCCAATCTGAAGATGTTCGAGCAAACCCGATCGATGTCAGCCTCGCTGATGGACCTTTTGAGACGATAA